In Desulforamulus hydrothermalis Lam5 = DSM 18033, a genomic segment contains:
- a CDS encoding efflux RND transporter periplasmic adaptor subunit: MKGKWKLWLVPVLAVVALAAFKGGGLWGKNESPREIPVPKVVVAAAARVKMDHAISLTGNLEAYRQAVIHAKVAGRVSRVAVQNGQPVTAGQPLVQLETSDFANTLAVNEAALKKAAAALAMARADYHRFQELHKQAAVSDKEFEGVTAAWHMAEADAAAAAAAVNAAREALQNATVTSPISGLVANRDVKVGQMVSPQGAPLMTVEDIASVYVVVNIEQQDLARVKPGLKADVTVDAYGDQVFKGVVEVINPVAKQGARVFETKIKVANPEYLLKPGMFARVQLKTGEAVNTLVVPQAALTTKQGMYFVFVPEGNRVKRQQVEIGQIINQSVEIKKGLTEGQQVVITNVNKLKDQDRVEIAR, from the coding sequence ATGAAAGGCAAGTGGAAATTATGGCTGGTGCCGGTGTTGGCGGTGGTGGCCCTGGCTGCTTTCAAAGGGGGCGGTTTGTGGGGGAAAAACGAAAGCCCCCGGGAAATTCCTGTGCCAAAAGTAGTTGTGGCAGCAGCCGCCAGGGTTAAGATGGATCATGCAATTTCCCTGACGGGTAATCTGGAAGCCTACCGGCAGGCGGTTATCCACGCCAAAGTGGCGGGCCGGGTGAGCCGGGTGGCGGTACAAAACGGGCAGCCGGTTACAGCCGGCCAGCCGCTGGTGCAGCTGGAAACCAGTGACTTTGCCAATACCCTGGCTGTTAACGAAGCCGCCTTAAAGAAGGCGGCAGCCGCCTTAGCTATGGCCCGGGCGGATTATCACAGATTTCAAGAACTGCACAAGCAAGCCGCTGTTTCTGACAAGGAGTTTGAGGGGGTAACAGCCGCCTGGCACATGGCCGAAGCGGATGCCGCCGCGGCGGCGGCGGCTGTCAACGCCGCCCGGGAGGCCCTGCAAAACGCCACTGTTACTTCGCCCATCAGCGGTTTGGTGGCCAACCGTGATGTTAAGGTGGGTCAAATGGTTTCGCCCCAGGGGGCTCCCCTGATGACGGTGGAAGACATAGCATCGGTTTATGTGGTTGTAAATATTGAACAGCAGGACCTGGCCAGGGTAAAACCCGGCTTAAAGGCTGACGTTACGGTGGATGCCTATGGTGATCAAGTGTTTAAGGGCGTGGTGGAAGTGATTAACCCGGTGGCCAAACAGGGGGCCCGGGTATTTGAAACCAAAATTAAAGTGGCTAACCCGGAATATCTTTTAAAGCCCGGCATGTTTGCCAGGGTGCAGTTAAAAACCGGTGAGGCAGTTAACACCCTGGTGGTTCCCCAGGCGGCCCTTACAACCAAGCAGGGCATGTATTTTGTTTTTGTGCCGGAGGGCAACCGGGTCAAGCGGCAGCAGGTGGAGATCGGCCAAATTATTAATCAATCAGTAGAAATAAAAAAGGGGCTGACCGAGGGCCAACAGGTGGTAATTACCAATGTCAACAAGCTGAAGGATCAGGATAGGGTAGAGATTGCCCGGTAA